In one Balaenoptera acutorostrata chromosome 5, mBalAcu1.1, whole genome shotgun sequence genomic region, the following are encoded:
- the MEPE gene encoding matrix extracellular phosphoglycoprotein isoform X1 yields the protein MRIICLGLLLFSLTLAAPTLQPQAEKMKQDSVEEQRIMYKGHHEKHGYYVFKYVYTSSGRKNQTDVKQEEKNKDNIALPHSGKRRNQEPAPKENIVQEKEKDLSLPGTNENNKSTKSQSLLENRQTMKKDYRISNKENAHNDLKMFISPESTGNHGTEDGDNAISKLHDQEESGKALIRNNMHHIMEPGAVIELLREEIKENKLRNVLSKVPAGANYAKAPSKIKKNHHRDSHAQNIPVKSKSTHRIQHNMDYLKQLPKVKKVSSDFEGSGYPDLQGREDNDLSPFSGDGPPFKDISGKGDAIRPDREGADIQTEFSSPSEAGTINPDARGPGYNEIPEKEGNGGNTIGTRDETAQKANAADVSLVEGSNNIIGSTNFKKLPGKEGSRVDGGSQNAHQGKIEFHYPHAPTEDKRKDGSSDGAESINEIPKNGKGSSRKDTEHSNRNQATSNEKQRFPSKGKGQGQFIPSRGLDNEIKNEIGSHNGPNNEGTIITHSRKNYYVPHNSMQNKGVSQSKGSWGYRKPHSNRRFRPPKKHDSSESSDSGSSSESDGD from the exons ACATTGCAACCACAGGCTGAGAAAATGAAGCAGGACTCTGTGGAAGAACAGAGG ATAATGTACAAGGGCCACCATGAGAAACATGGGTATTATGTTTTTAAGTATGTTTATACCTCGTCTGGGAGGAAAAATCAAACTGATGTGAAG caggaagaaaaaaacaaagacaatattGCTCTTCCCCATTCTGGCAAGAGAAGAAATCAAGAGCCAGCACCTAAAGAAAACATTgtccaagaaaaagagaaagacttgTCCCTCCCTGGAAccaatgaaaataacaaaagcaCTAAATCCCAAAGTCTTCTGGAAAATAGACAGACAATGAAGAAAGACTACAGGATTAGTAACAAAGAAAATGCCCACAATGACCTGAAGATGTTCATTTCTCCTGAATCGACCGGGAATCACGGGACTGAGGATGGAGACAATGCTATTAGCAAACTACATGACCAAGAAGAATCTGGCAAAGCTCTCATCAGAAATAACATGCACCACATAATGGAGCCAGGGGCTGTGATTGAACTCTTGAGGGAAGAGATCAAAGAGAACAAACTCCGGAATGTTTTAAGCAAAGTTCCAGCAGGTGCCAATTATGCTAAAGCCCCCTCAAAAATTAAGAAGAATCATCACAGAGATTCGCACGCCCAGAATATTCCAGTAAAAAGCAAAAGTACCCACCGTATCCAACACAACATGGACTATCTAAAACAGCTCCCCAAAGTCAAAAAGGTCTCCAGTGATTTTGAAGGCAGTGGTTATCCAGACCTTCAAGGGCGGGAGGACAATGATCTCTCTCCTTTCAGTGGAGATGGTCCACCTTTTAAAGACATTTCTGGTAAAGGAGATGCTATTCGTCCTGACCGAGAAGGTGCAGATATTCAAACAGAGTTTTCCAGCCCGAGTGAAGCTGGGACCATTAATCCTGATGCAAGAGGACCAGGTTATAATGAGATcccagagaaagaagggaatggTGGAAATACCATTGGAACCAGGGATGAAACAGCCCAAAAGGCAAATGCTGCTGATGTAAGCCTAGTGGAGGGCAGCAACAACATTATAGGTAGCACCAATTTTAAGAAACTCCCTGGAAAAGAAGGAAGCAGAGTGGATGGCGGCAGCCAAAATGCTCATCAAGGGAAAATAGAGTTTCATTACCCTCACGCACCcacagaagacaaaagaaaagatggCAGTAGTGATGGAGCTGAAAGTATTAATGAAATTCCGAAAAATGGCAAAGGTAGTAGTAGAAAAGACACAGAACATTCTAATAGGAATCAAGCAAcctcaaatgaaaaacaaagatttcCTAGTAAGGGCAAAGGTCAGGGCCAGTTCATTCCTTCTCGTGGTCttgataatgaaattaaaaatgaaataggttCCCATAATGGTCCCAATAATGAAGGGACCATAATAACACACAGCAGGAAAAATTATTATGTGCCCCATAATTCTATGCAGAACAAGGGTGTGTCACAAAGCAAAGGTTCCTGGGGTTACAGAAAGCCCCATTCCAATAGGAGGTTTCGCCCCCCTAAAAAGCATGACAGTAGTGAATCATCTGACAGTGGCAGTTCCAGTGAGAGCGATGGTGACTAG
- the MEPE gene encoding matrix extracellular phosphoglycoprotein isoform X3, translating into MRIICLGLLLFSLTLAAPTLQPQAEKMKQDSVEEQRQEEKNKDNIALPHSGKRRNQEPAPKENIVQEKEKDLSLPGTNENNKSTKSQSLLENRQTMKKDYRISNKENAHNDLKMFISPESTGNHGTEDGDNAISKLHDQEESGKALIRNNMHHIMEPGAVIELLREEIKENKLRNVLSKVPAGANYAKAPSKIKKNHHRDSHAQNIPVKSKSTHRIQHNMDYLKQLPKVKKVSSDFEGSGYPDLQGREDNDLSPFSGDGPPFKDISGKGDAIRPDREGADIQTEFSSPSEAGTINPDARGPGYNEIPEKEGNGGNTIGTRDETAQKANAADVSLVEGSNNIIGSTNFKKLPGKEGSRVDGGSQNAHQGKIEFHYPHAPTEDKRKDGSSDGAESINEIPKNGKGSSRKDTEHSNRNQATSNEKQRFPSKGKGQGQFIPSRGLDNEIKNEIGSHNGPNNEGTIITHSRKNYYVPHNSMQNKGVSQSKGSWGYRKPHSNRRFRPPKKHDSSESSDSGSSSESDGD; encoded by the exons ACATTGCAACCACAGGCTGAGAAAATGAAGCAGGACTCTGTGGAAGAACAGAGG caggaagaaaaaaacaaagacaatattGCTCTTCCCCATTCTGGCAAGAGAAGAAATCAAGAGCCAGCACCTAAAGAAAACATTgtccaagaaaaagagaaagacttgTCCCTCCCTGGAAccaatgaaaataacaaaagcaCTAAATCCCAAAGTCTTCTGGAAAATAGACAGACAATGAAGAAAGACTACAGGATTAGTAACAAAGAAAATGCCCACAATGACCTGAAGATGTTCATTTCTCCTGAATCGACCGGGAATCACGGGACTGAGGATGGAGACAATGCTATTAGCAAACTACATGACCAAGAAGAATCTGGCAAAGCTCTCATCAGAAATAACATGCACCACATAATGGAGCCAGGGGCTGTGATTGAACTCTTGAGGGAAGAGATCAAAGAGAACAAACTCCGGAATGTTTTAAGCAAAGTTCCAGCAGGTGCCAATTATGCTAAAGCCCCCTCAAAAATTAAGAAGAATCATCACAGAGATTCGCACGCCCAGAATATTCCAGTAAAAAGCAAAAGTACCCACCGTATCCAACACAACATGGACTATCTAAAACAGCTCCCCAAAGTCAAAAAGGTCTCCAGTGATTTTGAAGGCAGTGGTTATCCAGACCTTCAAGGGCGGGAGGACAATGATCTCTCTCCTTTCAGTGGAGATGGTCCACCTTTTAAAGACATTTCTGGTAAAGGAGATGCTATTCGTCCTGACCGAGAAGGTGCAGATATTCAAACAGAGTTTTCCAGCCCGAGTGAAGCTGGGACCATTAATCCTGATGCAAGAGGACCAGGTTATAATGAGATcccagagaaagaagggaatggTGGAAATACCATTGGAACCAGGGATGAAACAGCCCAAAAGGCAAATGCTGCTGATGTAAGCCTAGTGGAGGGCAGCAACAACATTATAGGTAGCACCAATTTTAAGAAACTCCCTGGAAAAGAAGGAAGCAGAGTGGATGGCGGCAGCCAAAATGCTCATCAAGGGAAAATAGAGTTTCATTACCCTCACGCACCcacagaagacaaaagaaaagatggCAGTAGTGATGGAGCTGAAAGTATTAATGAAATTCCGAAAAATGGCAAAGGTAGTAGTAGAAAAGACACAGAACATTCTAATAGGAATCAAGCAAcctcaaatgaaaaacaaagatttcCTAGTAAGGGCAAAGGTCAGGGCCAGTTCATTCCTTCTCGTGGTCttgataatgaaattaaaaatgaaataggttCCCATAATGGTCCCAATAATGAAGGGACCATAATAACACACAGCAGGAAAAATTATTATGTGCCCCATAATTCTATGCAGAACAAGGGTGTGTCACAAAGCAAAGGTTCCTGGGGTTACAGAAAGCCCCATTCCAATAGGAGGTTTCGCCCCCCTAAAAAGCATGACAGTAGTGAATCATCTGACAGTGGCAGTTCCAGTGAGAGCGATGGTGACTAG
- the MEPE gene encoding matrix extracellular phosphoglycoprotein isoform X2 yields MRIICLGLLLFSLTLAAPTLQPQAEKMKQDSVEEQRIMYKGHHEKHGYYVFKYVYTSSGRKNQTDVKEEKNKDNIALPHSGKRRNQEPAPKENIVQEKEKDLSLPGTNENNKSTKSQSLLENRQTMKKDYRISNKENAHNDLKMFISPESTGNHGTEDGDNAISKLHDQEESGKALIRNNMHHIMEPGAVIELLREEIKENKLRNVLSKVPAGANYAKAPSKIKKNHHRDSHAQNIPVKSKSTHRIQHNMDYLKQLPKVKKVSSDFEGSGYPDLQGREDNDLSPFSGDGPPFKDISGKGDAIRPDREGADIQTEFSSPSEAGTINPDARGPGYNEIPEKEGNGGNTIGTRDETAQKANAADVSLVEGSNNIIGSTNFKKLPGKEGSRVDGGSQNAHQGKIEFHYPHAPTEDKRKDGSSDGAESINEIPKNGKGSSRKDTEHSNRNQATSNEKQRFPSKGKGQGQFIPSRGLDNEIKNEIGSHNGPNNEGTIITHSRKNYYVPHNSMQNKGVSQSKGSWGYRKPHSNRRFRPPKKHDSSESSDSGSSSESDGD; encoded by the exons ACATTGCAACCACAGGCTGAGAAAATGAAGCAGGACTCTGTGGAAGAACAGAGG ATAATGTACAAGGGCCACCATGAGAAACATGGGTATTATGTTTTTAAGTATGTTTATACCTCGTCTGGGAGGAAAAATCAAACTGATGTGAAG gaagaaaaaaacaaagacaatattGCTCTTCCCCATTCTGGCAAGAGAAGAAATCAAGAGCCAGCACCTAAAGAAAACATTgtccaagaaaaagagaaagacttgTCCCTCCCTGGAAccaatgaaaataacaaaagcaCTAAATCCCAAAGTCTTCTGGAAAATAGACAGACAATGAAGAAAGACTACAGGATTAGTAACAAAGAAAATGCCCACAATGACCTGAAGATGTTCATTTCTCCTGAATCGACCGGGAATCACGGGACTGAGGATGGAGACAATGCTATTAGCAAACTACATGACCAAGAAGAATCTGGCAAAGCTCTCATCAGAAATAACATGCACCACATAATGGAGCCAGGGGCTGTGATTGAACTCTTGAGGGAAGAGATCAAAGAGAACAAACTCCGGAATGTTTTAAGCAAAGTTCCAGCAGGTGCCAATTATGCTAAAGCCCCCTCAAAAATTAAGAAGAATCATCACAGAGATTCGCACGCCCAGAATATTCCAGTAAAAAGCAAAAGTACCCACCGTATCCAACACAACATGGACTATCTAAAACAGCTCCCCAAAGTCAAAAAGGTCTCCAGTGATTTTGAAGGCAGTGGTTATCCAGACCTTCAAGGGCGGGAGGACAATGATCTCTCTCCTTTCAGTGGAGATGGTCCACCTTTTAAAGACATTTCTGGTAAAGGAGATGCTATTCGTCCTGACCGAGAAGGTGCAGATATTCAAACAGAGTTTTCCAGCCCGAGTGAAGCTGGGACCATTAATCCTGATGCAAGAGGACCAGGTTATAATGAGATcccagagaaagaagggaatggTGGAAATACCATTGGAACCAGGGATGAAACAGCCCAAAAGGCAAATGCTGCTGATGTAAGCCTAGTGGAGGGCAGCAACAACATTATAGGTAGCACCAATTTTAAGAAACTCCCTGGAAAAGAAGGAAGCAGAGTGGATGGCGGCAGCCAAAATGCTCATCAAGGGAAAATAGAGTTTCATTACCCTCACGCACCcacagaagacaaaagaaaagatggCAGTAGTGATGGAGCTGAAAGTATTAATGAAATTCCGAAAAATGGCAAAGGTAGTAGTAGAAAAGACACAGAACATTCTAATAGGAATCAAGCAAcctcaaatgaaaaacaaagatttcCTAGTAAGGGCAAAGGTCAGGGCCAGTTCATTCCTTCTCGTGGTCttgataatgaaattaaaaatgaaataggttCCCATAATGGTCCCAATAATGAAGGGACCATAATAACACACAGCAGGAAAAATTATTATGTGCCCCATAATTCTATGCAGAACAAGGGTGTGTCACAAAGCAAAGGTTCCTGGGGTTACAGAAAGCCCCATTCCAATAGGAGGTTTCGCCCCCCTAAAAAGCATGACAGTAGTGAATCATCTGACAGTGGCAGTTCCAGTGAGAGCGATGGTGACTAG